DNA sequence from the Sediminibacillus dalangtanensis genome:
TCATTTATTCTGTTAAGTTCATAAATAAGGGTTTTTCCAGCAAAGTTAGTAATCTGACTAACAACTGCTTTAAATACGATTTCTATTAGAACAGAATAATCTAATACCTTTTCATATATTGTATGATTAACTTTAACCTTCAGTGAAGTTTTTGCTTTTTCGAGGAAAGGGATCATGAAGGTTTTAAACGGAAAATCATTATTATTTATAAAATCTTGTTCTTCTTCACTTAACTCTTCATTGTTTTCACTGAAGACAGATATTAAATAATGATACCAACTGTATTCTTTGGGATTACTTTCCGTATATTCATCATTTATAAGATTTAAAAAAAGATCATAAGATATTTTGTCTTGTTCCAAACGTAATTTAATCAAATCATTATCGTTTTCCAGTCGACTTAACCACTGTACTAGTCTATCTGAGTTAGGGATGGGTGGCTTGTCCTGTATATTCTTAATAGACCTTTCTGTTAAATAAAGTGCTTTTGACCATTCCGTATTATTGAGCATAGAGTCCAATGTATTATCAGTTTTTTTAAGCAAAAGATCACCTTCAATTTATGTTTTAATAAGAAAAGAACGCTTTTAAAGCGCTCTTTTCCAAGAAAGTTAAGTAAATATTCATAGATGAAGTGCATGTAACTTCTTTTAGAAGCAGCAGGTAAAAATAAATTGCCAAGTGTTCATGTGACATTCGTGAGAGACAGTGGAGATAGCACCATCCGCACCTACGATATCTGCTAATTCCTCATCCGAAATGTCTTGGATTGCTTCTAGGGCTTTGTTTTCTTTCATCTTAAGTCACCTCCAAATAGATTTTAAGATGCATCTTGGTTTAGAATATAGCAGACTTTATATTATTGGTAAAACAGGATATTTTTTCAAAAAAATGTTAGTAATATATGGTTAACCCATAATTCGGAATAATCGGGAAAGTTTCCGAAGTAGAACGAAACATTTACGTTTTTTTTCTAGGTTGATTTATCAAAATTGAAATAAACTTTTCAGAATGTTTTTTACATAAAAGAGAATATATAATATAATGAAAAGTTAGGGTTTACATTCAATTAAATCTATTTATTTTTAAAATTCTTGCCTTCAAGATTAATCTTTTTTTCTTTTAGTCATGTTTGAGGACAGAACTCAATTGATGAAGTTGATTTTAATTCTATTGGACTTACTTGGTTGATTGAGATTTTTTCATCAAATCCGTATTTTTAGTGACTAGCTTTTTTGATGATCTAAATAATTTTTTATATTTATTTTTTTAGTGCACAGCATTGTTATAGATTAATGTTAAAGGAATTTATATCTTAAGAAATAAACAAGGTGCACAGAAGCCTGTTCACCTTGTTTAAAGAAGTATTCAACTTTCAAATTCGATACTATCATGGTCAGGATGTTCTTCATAGGCAAAGTGCGTTTCGTCCATCATAGTGGAGAGTCCCAAGAGTACAACTAAAGTTAATACGGTAGTAACGAGTATTTTTCTCATAAGTAAACAGCCTCCTAAATAATTTTATATATTTACTTCCATTGCAAAATTAAAATACATTGCTGATAATTTATACTTCCGTTTACTAAAATAATGTTCTCCTAAAAGCTTATAATAGCTAAACTTTTGGTGATGTAACCCCTTTGATTCTAGAAAAGGGATGATTTTATTAAGTATCAATTCTTCCAAGGCATCATTGTCACCTTTAATTAAATGCTTGTACACATCAAATTCATGTTGGTAAATATGGCTTGTTTTTATATGCGAGAGAAGACTCAGACCAGTTTTCATCCATTTTTCTGCGTTCCTAAGATCGCCTATTTGATAGTATTCTTTCATTAAACTTGCAATAGGGGTTATATGGTGCGGTTTTGGTTTATTAGCCCTTAGTTCATAGCTTTTCAAGAAATACTCTAAAGCCTTTGGTGAGTGATTGATCTTTGAGTAGAGGTTACCTATATTTTGCACTGAAATAGATAAAAGTTCTTCATCATCAGTTTTTTCAGCAATATATTGGGCTGACTGATAACTTTCTAATGAGTTTTTGATGTCATTTATGCGTAAGTAAGTTATACCTAATAATATATGACACTGTGCACATTTTTTTAGATTGTAATATTTTTGATAATATTTCAATGCCTTGTTTGCGTATTTAAAAGTAAAAAAGGATTGATTAGTGTGGCTTGCTGATAATGCAATCATATAATATAGGCTGCCTTTTTCTTTTAATTGGGAGTGGCAAACGTCATTGATATAATCTTTGGCTTCTTGAAAAGATTCTAGTGCTTTTTGATAAGCTAAATTATAAAAAAAGTAGTAACCCCTGAATTTAAGCCAATAATATTTTTGATTTCCGGATAAGTTTTTAGAATGGCTTTTCAAGTATTGGTATTGCTCATGTGCCTTCTTTTTATCTTTTAATAGAATATAATATCTAAGCTTATGTATATCTATAAGTAGCAACACATTATTATCAGTTATTAAATCGTGGTGTGAATTAATTTGGTGAAAATTCTTTTTCATTTCTTCCAAATTTTGTTCAAATAAATTTTGAAACCAAATGTTACAAATCTTGTTCATTCTTTCGCTTTTTTCAGAAACAGGATCAATCTTGAGTTTTTTACACAAGAGATTAATAATTTCATCAGGAGGTTTTACAAAGCCATTTTCAATTTTAGACAAATAAGAATTAGATATGATCCCTTCTGATAATTCACTTTGTGTCAGGCACATTTTTTTCCTATAATATTTAATCCTATTTCCAATCTCCTTTGTTATTTTCGTCACACCTTTCTTTTTGTTGATTTAAAACTGATATGTAAGTTGTATAAAGCGTCATAGCATCCTAATAACTCTTAGATGCTGATTTAGGAGATTTTACTAAAAAAGTAAATTCTAGTATCTATTATATTAGTAAATGCTGATTAAGCCAATTGCATTTATAACTTTCTCAAATAATTTTTCTATACGATAATCTTCGTGAATTATTGTCTTATTTTAAGAAAATTTTCCTTTTTGACGGGCCTTTATAATTTTTATTGATAGAATACCTTGTAGTTTTATTGGCAGAGTGAAAGGGATTGTGAATAATAAGTAATAATGTATATTTTCTATATAGCTTCCCTGTAGAGTGAGATGATTGTTATTTTATGTAAACTTTTCTAGTGCACTCCATAAAGAAGTTTATATTAATTCTTTAAAGGGAAGTAAATCTTGCTTCTATTGTTCCTCCTAGTTTGTTTATTACGTAATCATCACACTACATGGTTATTCCTGCCAAGAATAAGCAACAATTTATAAAGATCAATTTACTCTCTCCAAAGGTGGCCATGTTTCGGATTCTTAACCAGTTTTTGATTGCAAAACAGAAAGGTTGTATTTAAGAAGCATTCTTTAAACTGTCGTTTACCACAACGTCTTTACTCCCATATATTCCAGCGCCTGGTTCACTTCGTCGACATCATACGTGCCGTTTTGCAAACAAAAACGGATGACGAGGTCAAAGGGATCATTGTATGAAAGGGAATAACCGGCGGCATCTAACAATTCTTCGGTTTTTGTTTCATCTAATCGCAATCCGATTGCTAGAGTGGCAACGGTTTGTTTGCTTGTTTTGTAATCCGGGTTGGATCTGATTTTGGAGAACAGTCTTCTGTCGAGTCCGGCCCGTTTATACACCTCAGAATCGGTATATCCTTTCTCGTCGATGAACGCAAAGAGTGTTTCAGAAAAGGAGGGGGACTGGTTTTCCTTTATATAGTCTTCTAAATCCGCTATATTCGTTTCGCTGTCTACGGAAAAGATACTTTCTGACTCATATAGCGGCATGTTCATGCTGATTCGATGCATTTCCACATATTCCTGCAACGCTTCCAGCGTGTTTTGATCAAGCATGATCGGGCCTCCTCATTGTCGCTTCACAGGCGACCTGTTCCTTTGTTTTTGTTGTTAACATTATAGAATCGAAAGCATACGAAAGGATGAGGAATCGATGAAACAAAAGGTGACGGAGATTATTTTCTTACTCGATCGGAGCGGCTCGATGAGCGGTTTGGAAAGTGATACCATTGGCGGCTTCAATGCTATGATGGAAAAGCAGCGCCGTTTGGAGGGCACTACGACAGTAACCACTGTTTTATTTGACCATGAATACGATATATTGTGGGAAGGGATGGACGCGGAGCAAGCTGTGTTGACAAGCAATGAATATGTTGTCAGAGGTTCGACCGCCTTGCTGGATGCTGTTGGGAGGACGATTCTAGATGTCGATCGACGACATTCACAAGCAGGATTTGAAGACAGACCGGATGAGGTGTTGTTTGTCATCACTACCGATGGAATGGAAAATGCCAGTAAAGAATTCAGCTATGAAAAAGTGCAACGCTTGATTAAGCGGCAAAAACAGCTGCACGACTGGCAGTTTATTTTTCTGGGGGCTAACATCGATGTGGCAGTCGAAGCGAGCCGGATGGGGATCGAGGAAGAAGATGCCCATGCATTTGAAGCGTCCGCCGAGGGCATGGCAACCATGTATGATCAGGTAAACGAAATGATGATGGAGAAGCGAAGCAAACGATGATACAGTGCCTGAGCTCCAACACCTTATCCGGGCATGGTTAATAAATTAGCCGTCTTGATTTATAAAGGTTATGGGAAGCGTATGGAATCTGGCGCAAAGATAATGGAAAGAGGAAACAGACGATCACCTCCGATCGATACTTTTACTGAGAGATTGCCAATATTCCATAGTAAACCCGGCAGTCCAAAGAGGGCTGTCGGGTTTGCCATTTCAGTCGACCTTGTTTATTTCACCATCTGGTTGATCAACGCCTTGTTGCGTTGCTTGAAAATATCGTTGTGGGAGGATACCATGCCGTACTCTTGGGCATCCGGCTCAATATATTGCTTTGCCCGGTTGACGGCATTGGCTGCATCCTGGAAAGCACCGGCGATGAGGTGTACTTTCCCGTCATATTTGAGAATATCTCCGGCAGCAAACAGTCCGTCCACCGATGATTCGCTTGACGGGGTTCCCTCGATAAAATAATCGTCGCGTTTTTTTATGTCCATGGAGCAGTTTTTCAACAGCTCCGTGTCCCGTTCGTAGCCATGGTTGATGATGACTTCATCAATGGGAAGTTCGGTTACTTCGTTTGTCAGGTGGTTGGTCAACTCCACTGATTTTATTTTCTCTTTTGTTTTACTTGCGACCAATTTGGTGATGGAAGTGTGGAAGTAACATTCCGCCGGACTGTTTTTCAACTGTTCGACCTGCGCTTCATGTCCCTTGAGAGCATCCTTTCGATACGTTAAATAAACCTGTTTGGCGAATGGGATAAGTTCGTTTGCCCAGTCTACTGCAGCATTTCCTCCACCTGAAATAATGACGGTTTTATCCTTGAATTGATTCAAAGATTTCACCGTGTAATGCAGGTTGGCTACTTCGTATTTTTCCGCACCGTCGATTTCGAGCTTTTGCGGCTTCAATATACCACCGCCGACAGCGACGATGACCGTTTTTGAATAATGTTTTAGTCCGGCTGCCGTATGCAGAACAAAATGGTTTTCATCGTTCCGGGTGATTTTCACGACTTTTTCATTCAGTGCAACTGTCGGCTCAAAGGTAAGCCCTTGTGCAACCAGTTGCTCTATCAGTTTTTCACCAGAAACGGGGGTCAGGCCCCCGACATCCCATATCATTTTTTCCGGATAGACATGGATTTTGCCGCCGAGATGCGGCTGATATTCGATCAGTTTTGTTTTCATCGCCCGCAGTCCACTGTAAAAAGCGGAATATAATCCGGCAGGACCGCCTCCTATGATGGTCACATCGTACAATTCTTCTTCGTTCATTTTCTTCTCCTCCTTGGTTGAAAAGTATTGATGCGGTGGATGTAAGTAGCGACTTCTCGAGCTGTATGTAATGAATCATCGTTTAAATGATAATGATTTTCAATATCAATTAAATCTTACCACAAGCAAAGAAGTAACTCAATAACATGTGATAGAAGTATCGAAAAGAGAATGGGAAACGAAACTCCGTATTTCTTGAGATTTACGGTATTTCCTTCAAGCGATATATGATTGCAAGCTGTTTAAAACAGGGACAGACGTGGAACGACATGAAAATACAACCCCAATGAAAAAAGGAGGAAGAGCATGGGCAAGTTAAACGATAAAGTGGCGGTCATCACAGGCGGTGCGACCGGCATCGGAGAAGCGACTGCAAAAGTTTTTGCGAACGAAGGTGCGACGGTAGTGATAGCGGATATCAAGCAGGAAGAACTGGAAGGTACTGCGAAAGAAATCCGGGATAATGGAGGCACTGTGAAAACATACCGGGTTGATGTATCCAAGGAGGAAGAAGTGGAAGGCTTTGCTGATCAGGTAAAAGAAGAATTTGGACGGATTGATGCTTTGTTCAACAACGCAGGGACGGATCAAGAGGGCGGAAAAGTACATGAATACCCAGTTGAACTGTTTGATGAGATTCAACAAACGGACCTGCGCGGTACTTTTTTGATGAGCAGGTATTTTATCCCGCTGATGCTCGATAAAGGAGGCGCGATCGTCAACAACGCGTCGATGTCGGGCAGCTTTGCCGATTTAGATCGTTCTGGCTACAATGCGGCAAAAGGGGCGATCATTAATTTTACGAAATCCATCGCGATTGACTACGGAAGGCAGGGGATCCGGGCCAATTCCGTTTCGCCGGGTACGATCGAGACGCCACTGATCGACAAGCTTGCTGGCACGAAGGAAGAGAAAAGCGGTCGGCAGTTCAGGGAATCGAATAAATGGCTCGCACCGATAGGGCGGCTCGGTGACCCGGAAGAAATCGCAACGGCTGTTCTGTTTCTGGTATCTGATGACAGCTCTTATATGACGGGACAGGACATGATTGTCGACGGCGGAATAACCGCTTATACGTGGCCAGGAAAAATGGTCATGGACGATAGCTGGAAAAACACCACAGAATAAAAAGAGAGTGTTCATCCCACGTGCAGGATGAACACTCTTTTTTTTAATACTCTTCGTAAACGGCAGGATCCTGGTCGTTGATACGTCCGTCCGGTTTGGTCATGGAGGAAATACTGTTCATTTCCGCGTCGTCCAGTGAGAAATCAAAAATCGAAATGTTTTCCAGTTGCCTGTCCGGATTTGCGGATTTCGGGATAGAGATAGCCCCTAATTGATAATGCCAGCGTAACACGACTTGTGCCGCTGATTTTTGATGGCGTTCTGCGATTTGCTGGATCGTAACTTGCTGTAGGATGTCGTTGCCATGTCCAAGCGGACTCCACGATTCTGTCTTGATGCTGTTTTTTTCATGCCACTTTCTTTGTTGTTCTTGGTTGAAGTAAGGATGCAGTTCGATCTGGTTGATGCTTGGTTTTTCTCCCGTTTCCTTCTCCAGTCTTTTTAAGTGGTCGGGAAGGAAATTGCACACGCCTATCGAGCGGATCAGGCCCTGTTTTTTTGCATCGATCAATGCTTGCCATGCTTCTACGTAGTGATCCTGTTTCGGATTGGGCCAATGAATCAGGTAGAGGTCATAATAATCCAGGCTGGCACGATACAAGGATTCCTGCACTGTTTTGATTGCTTTGTCATAAGTTTGATAACGTCCCGGTAATTTGGATGTGATGCGTAGTTTTTCTCGGGGAACAGCACTGCGTTTCACCGCTTCGCCAACCGTACCCTCGTTTTCATAATTGTAAGCGGAGTCGATCAGCCGATAGCCGTTTTCTTCGATAGCACGCTGGATCGCAGTCGCGCCTTCATTGCCGTTAAGGGCATACGTACCCAAGCCGATTACCGGGAGTTCCAAACCATCATGCAGGGTCACTTCTGGAATTTGGTTGTTCATTCTATTCGCTCCTTTCTATCATTGATTTATAAGATTATCATAATTCGGACTATTTTTCCTGCTATTGAATCGGAGTGCTGTTCTTGATTATATAAAAATCAGACCCCGAAAACGTAGCGGAGGCAAGATACGGAGACTCCAACGGGAACAGCACGAGCTGAAAATCCCGCAAGAAAGCGTCTTTTGCTTTCTGAGGAAGTGGAAGCCGTGCCCGTGGAAAGCGTAGTATCCTGTCGTAGCGATTCCAGACACGAATCAAACAACAGGATAATAAGAAGTTTATCTAAGGAAAACAAATATTAAAAACCGAGCGAATTTGATTGTTAGTTCAAACTCGCTCGGTTGTTGCTTTGGTGGCCATGCTTTTGTCCCGGCCGCCTGCAGTTTTTATTACGTTTTCATCAATAAATAGATAAAGTAACTACCGCCGATGATGGATACGATGAGACCGACTGGTATTTCGGATGGTGCCAGGATATTGCGTCCGATGGTGTCTGCCACAACCAACAGCAGTGCTCCCATCAATGCGGATATCGGCAGGAATCGTTCGTGGGTCGGTCCGACTAGCTTTTTCGACAGGTGCGGAACGACTAGTCCGAGAAAGGCAATCCCGCCGCCGACTGCCACGCTGGCGCCGGCCAGGGCAACTGCGATGAACAGTACGGTCATGCGTTCCCGTTCCACTTTTGTTCCAAGTCCCTGGGCAACGTCTTCCCCCAGATAAAGCGTGTTTAATGATTTCCCTTTATAAATTGCCAGTGGGACAAAGAGAAGGATCCATGGCAGTAATGCGAGTACGTAACTCCAATCGGTTCCGGAAATGTTCCCGGACAGCCAGACGGTTGCCCGGGTAAAATCGTCCGGATTCATTTTCAATTGAAAGATGATGATCAGCGCGGCGAACGCACTGTTGATCCCGATTCCGACCAATACGAGACGGATTGGCGATACTCCGTTTTTCCAGGAAATTGCGTAAATCAGTACCGCAGCGGTTACTGCCCCGATCAATGCCGATAAGGGCATCATATAAATCGATAAAGAGCTGGATGCAACAGCGTTTCCTTCAAACAAGAAAATGTACAATACTACAGCGAATCCCGCACCTGCATTAATTCCAATGATGCCGGGATCAGCCAACTCATTGCGGGTCACGCTTTGCAGCAGGGCACCGGAGATGGCCATCCCAGCTCCGATTAGTAAGGCGATGGTCATCCGCGGCAGGCGGAATTGGAACAATACCATTTCGTTTTGGGCATCACCGTTCCCGGTCACGGTCCGAAAAATCTCCAGCGGGGAAATCCGGATAACGCCAAGATTAAGGCTCAAAACCAGTGTCGCGATGATACTCAGGAATAAAATAAAGCCGATCAGCCACGTTTTTTTCTTTGTTTGCTTGCTCATTATAACGATCTCCCTTCACGGCGTGCTAGATAAAGAAAGAAGGGAACACCGATCAAAGCAGTAACCGTTCCGACCGGTGTTTCGAAAGGCGGATTGATCATCCGCGACACGGTGTCGGCCGCGACTAACAGGATCGCACCCAAAATAGCCGAACAGGGAATGATCCAGCGGTAATTGATCCCCACGAGGAAGCGGGTGATATGCGGAATCACCAAACCGATGAACCCGATAGTCCCCGCGACCGATACGGCCACGCCGGTAAGCAGCAGGACGACGATCGTGCCTGCAAATTTAATCAAGCCAGTCCGTTGGCCGAGTCCTCTGGCCACATCTTCGCCTAAGTTCATGACGGTAATCGAATGGGCGAGCAGCAGAGCCAGAATGATACCGATAATGACCACAGGTGCGAGCAATTTCACATGCACCCACTGTACGCTGGATACACCCCCTGCATACCAGAAACTCATATCTTTGGCGATATTGAAATGAATAGAGATACCTGATGAGAGCGAATTAAGCATTGCGGTCACCGCCGTACCTGCCAATGCCAGTTTGACCGGAGTAAGTCCGGTTTTGGAAATCGAGCCGACGGCAAAAACAATTCCAGTACCCAATCCCGCGCCGGCGAACGCCCACAGCATCATGGCGATATTGGAAGCTCCTGGTGTGATAACCAATGCAACGGCCATCATAAATGCTGCACCAGAGGTCACCCCCATAATCGAGGGAGATGCAAGCGGATTACGTGTCATCCCTTGCATGATCGCTCCGGACATTGCCAGAGCTGCTCCGATCAAAGCGGCTGCAAGTGCTCTTGGAATCCGCAAATTCCGGATGATTTGGTGCGAAGTGGAGGAAGCATCGAATTGGTAGATACTTTGCCAAATCGTTGCATATTTCACGTCTGCGGCTCCATATAAAATAGACAGTCCCATCGTCAACAGTAGAACTGCCAGTCCGCCTATTAAAATAACCGTAGCAAGGAGAGGGCGGGGTCCTTTGTCAGCAGCTGTAATGTTTGCCATATGTAATACTCCTCATGGATAATCGGTAGTGAGAATACCTATCATTATAATATACTGCCAATATAAAATAAAGCTTGTCATTGATAATGAGAATTGTTATCATTTAAGATGTCAATTAGATAATCAGGAGGATAAAGATATGAAAAAGAAAAGTTATCTTTACATATTTACCAGCTTGCTAGTCTGTTTCTTTGTTTTATCTGCTTGTGGAAATAATCAGGATGAGGATAATACCTCTGATAGCGATAATGAGAATAAACAAACCGAAACGGAAAACGAATCCGGTGAACGAACGGTGACTGATGCAATGGGAAACGAAGTCACCATTCCCGAAAATCCAGAGCGAGTGATTGCTTCCTATTTGGAAGATTATCTGGTGGCTTTGGATATTACACCTGTCGCACAGTGGTCTGTACAGGATGGAGCAAGCATCCAGGATTACTTGCAGGACTCGCTGGGCGATGTCCCGACCATTCCGCATGACCTTCCGTATGAAACGGTCGCAAGCCATGATCCCGATTTGATTATCATGGATTCCGCAGAAATGGTGGAAGGCAACAAATATGAGCAATACAGCAGCATTGCCCCGACGTATGTCGTCGGAACCGAACAAAACAATGACTGGCGGGAAGAGTTTAAGCAAATCGGCGAGATCTTCGGCAGGGAAGATGATGTTCAGAAAGAGTTGGATGAATATAAACAAAAAGCAGAAGAAGCCGGCGAGAAAATTCAAACAACGATTGGCGACGAATCTGTAGCCGCTATCTGGCTGGTAGGAGGAACTTTTTATATCGTGAGTGATAACCTTTCCAGCGGTGACGTCCTATACAATGATCTTGGTCTGGCACTGCCGAATGTTGTGAAAGAGATATCTGAAAGCTCTGAAGCGAACTGGTCAGAAATTTCCCTGGAGAAGTTGGCTGAGCTTGACGCTGATCATATCTTCCTGATCAACAGTGATGGGGAAGGTGCTGAAGCGCTGCAGGATGACATCTGGCAGAACATCCCTGCTGTCAAAAACGACAACATTTACGAGTATGGACCAGAATCCAGCTGGCTATATACCGGACCGGTTGCGAATGAACAAATGATTGATGATGCAGTGGAGAGTTTGACAGAATAATAACCAGTAGAGACTGGAAGAGCCTATCCGTACAGGATAGGCTTTTTTTGCGTTAAAAACAGTGGACTTTAGTTGCTTTCATGTTTTTTTCGTTTGAAAATCAGTTCGAAAAAGGAAGCTAATCCATAGCTTTTTGTTGGTGGGGCGAAAATTTGAACCAATTCCCATCCCTCTTTTTCATGTTCGGAAACAATACTATAGTAATCCTCTTTAGGCTTTTGTTTGTAATCCAATTCGATTTTTATAAATTTATGTTCATACAAAGCAATTACCTCCTTTTTAAGTGAATACGCTTTAAAAAGGAGGAAGGTTTCAATTTCTAGGAAACATGAGTGTATGGCTTTGAAATCATAGGGCGACAGCCAATCCACTTAAGCTATCATTTATATTTTCATTCTATCTCTGAGAAATCACTTGGCAGTTCTTCCTCATAGTTCCCGTAAATGTCTATGACTTCAAAAAACTGGTCGTCTTGATAATGTATGCCATATATATTTTTGATGATATCTTCAGCGTCTAGATCTTCATCATATTTGCTTTCAAGCTGGAAATAATCTGGGTTTGGCAGTTTTGCAAGCAGTTAAACCAACTAGAGCAATTACTGCAATTAAAATATATATTTTTTCATGTTGAAATCCTTCCTGATAATTAGATTCTGAACAAAAATATTCTACACCTTATTGATGCCAACATTTCTATATTTCTTCTATGGACAAAAACTGTATACTAGAACTATAAAAGGAATAAACGAAGATAGACTTGTTACAACAGGTCAGGAGTCGTCAAGGAGTGGCATATGGTGAAAGTAAAACAAACATATAGATTAATGGAACTAGGGAAGCTGACATCTTTTGAATTAATTTGTCTATTTGGAACAATTTTTTCTCCGCTTTTGCTTCTATTGGTTCCGACTTTTTTAACAGTGCTTGGCATAGTGGGATTATTAGTATTTAATGTTTGGTTGATTTTTAAAAGCGATAAGAATCAGCGAAAAAAACCAATTTTGTTTAGGGGTTTACAAGTTGCACTGGTTTCATATGTTGTTTTCTTACTTCTTACATATTTTATTACATATCATATAGGTATAAAAAATGAATTTATACTTGGGTTCCTTATAATTTGTTGTTTTTTCGCTTATTTATTTGCTTTAGGGATAGTTACTCTTTACTTATTAAATACTGTTTATATTTATGTTCTTAAAAAAATATTTCCAAAACATAGTGAAAATTTAAATGAACAACAAAAGTACCCAAAATTAAGAACTCTATCACAATTCATTGACTTAACTACTCAAAAACTATATCTCTCGCTATTATTAATAGACTTGTTTCTATATTTATTATTGATTGGTTTTATAATGGTAATTATCTTTAAACATAGTGATGGTGAGAGCGGCTCTTCTTTATTTATTCTTTCTGGTATCATTCAATGGGCTAAACAACAAGGAGAGGTTTTTAGCGTCTTTAATGCTGTAGGGTTGTTATCTTTAATACTAACTATCTATTCCATCACTTTCCCAAAAAGAAATGAAATAGTGAGGAATGCAATAGATAAACAACAAAAAAGATACCAAATATAAAGCTGTTTTTATATTTTAGCATAAGGACAGCAAAATCTATAAAAAGTGAAGGGCTTTTTACAGCCCTCCACCTTTATTAATACTGATATTCTGTTTCATAGATTTCCAGCATTTTCGTTTGGTAGTCTTTCGCGGCAGCGGCAACCTGTTTGTCGATTGTGAGCTTGCCTTCATTGGCCAGCCACTTGGTCAGCGCTTTTACAGTTGTGACCATATCCTTAATCATCGACTTGCTGACTTCTTCGTTTAAAGCGAAGAAATCGACCAATAATAGATCACGCCAGAAAGCCAAATCACACGCTTCCCAGCTTTGCTTGTCCCTTGCTTCCAAAGCCTCTCTTATATCAAACAGACTGTTACGGTATTTACGTTCCGTTCCTTCCGATTTTCCGTCCGTTTTTTCTTTGTAACAAGCAACGATGTCTTTAACGTAAAATGCATTTACCGTGTCCGCCGTGAATCCGAGTTTTTCATAAATCGGGATATCAGCTTCGGCAACCACATGTCCACGAGGCTCGGGAGAAACCGGACGGATGCTGGTATGGCGGTTTTCTCCTCCGGTCACAAAT
Encoded proteins:
- a CDS encoding FecCD family ABC transporter permease, encoding MANITAADKGPRPLLATVILIGGLAVLLLTMGLSILYGAADVKYATIWQSIYQFDASSTSHQIIRNLRIPRALAAALIGAALAMSGAIMQGMTRNPLASPSIMGVTSGAAFMMAVALVITPGASNIAMMLWAFAGAGLGTGIVFAVGSISKTGLTPVKLALAGTAVTAMLNSLSSGISIHFNIAKDMSFWYAGGVSSVQWVHVKLLAPVVIIGIILALLLAHSITVMNLGEDVARGLGQRTGLIKFAGTIVVLLLTGVAVSVAGTIGFIGLVIPHITRFLVGINYRWIIPCSAILGAILLVAADTVSRMINPPFETPVGTVTALIGVPFFLYLARREGRSL
- a CDS encoding iron-hydroxamate ABC transporter substrate-binding protein; translated protein: MKKKSYLYIFTSLLVCFFVLSACGNNQDEDNTSDSDNENKQTETENESGERTVTDAMGNEVTIPENPERVIASYLEDYLVALDITPVAQWSVQDGASIQDYLQDSLGDVPTIPHDLPYETVASHDPDLIIMDSAEMVEGNKYEQYSSIAPTYVVGTEQNNDWREEFKQIGEIFGREDDVQKELDEYKQKAEEAGEKIQTTIGDESVAAIWLVGGTFYIVSDNLSSGDVLYNDLGLALPNVVKEISESSEANWSEISLEKLAELDADHIFLINSDGEGAEALQDDIWQNIPAVKNDNIYEYGPESSWLYTGPVANEQMIDDAVESLTE
- a CDS encoding DUF4177 domain-containing protein, with the translated sequence MYEHKFIKIELDYKQKPKEDYYSIVSEHEKEGWELVQIFAPPTKSYGLASFFELIFKRKKHESN